In one Gallus gallus isolate bGalGal1 chromosome 20, bGalGal1.mat.broiler.GRCg7b, whole genome shotgun sequence genomic region, the following are encoded:
- the ADRM1 gene encoding proteasomal ubiquitin receptor ADRM1 translates to MSSGALFPSLVPGSRGSSSKYLVEFRAGKMSLKGSTVTPDKRKGLVYIQQTDDSLIHFCWKDRTSGNVEDDLIIFPDDCEFKRVPQCTTGRVYVLKFKAGSKRLFFWMQEPKTDKDEEHCRKVNEYLNNPPMPGALGGNASGGHELSALGGEGGLQSLLGNMSHNQLMQLIGPTGLGGLGGLGALTGPGLASLLGSGGPPTSSSSSSSRSQSAAVTPSSTTSSTRVTPAPAVPAAASVTSPSPVPSSGNGTSSATSPTQPIQLSDLQNILATMNVPSGAGGQQVDLATVLTPEIMAPILANAEVQERLMPYLPSGESLPQTAEEIQNTLTSPQFQQALSMFSAALASGQLGPLMSQFGLPAEAIDAANKGDVEAFAKAMQNSVKSDQKEGDSKDKKDEEEDMSLD, encoded by the exons ATGTCTTCAGGTGCGCTCTTTCCGAGCCTGGTGCCAGGCTCCCGTGGCTCTTCGAGTAAATACCTGGTGGAATTCCGGGCAGGAAAGATGTCCCTGAAGGGCAGCACCGTGACCCCGGACAAGAGGAAAGGCCTTGTTTACATCCAGCAGACCGATGATTCCCTTATCCATTTCTGCTGGAAGGACAGGACCTCGGGCAACGTTGAAGAT gatttgattatttttcctgaTGACTGTGAATTCAAAAGGGTACCTCAGTGTACTACTGGCCGTGTGTATGTATTGAAGTTCAAGGCAGGATCAAAACGACTCTTCTTCTGGATGCAG GAGCCAAAGACAGACAAGGATGAAGAACATTGTCGTAAAGTGAATGAGTATCTCAACAACCCCCCAATGCCTGGTGCTTTGGGTGGAAATGCAAGCGGAGGCCACGAGCTCTCAGCGTTAGGAG gtgAGGGTGGCTTGCAAAGCCTTCTTGGAAACATGAGCCATAACCAGCTCATGCAGCTGATCGGACCAACGGGCTTAGGAGGACTTG GTGGGCTGGGTGCACTGACGGGTCCTGGCTTGGCCAGCCTACTTGGAAGCGGGGGACCCCCGACCAGCAGTTCATCATCCAG CTCTCGCAGCCAGTCAGCTGCTGTGACACCATCTTCCACGACCTCTTCTACACGTGTAACGCCTGCCCCAGCtgttcctgcagctgcatctgtgACCAGCCCGAGCCCTGTGCCGAGTTCGGGTAATGGAACCAGCTCAGCCACGAGCCCAACCCAGCCCATCCAACTGAGTGACCTCCAGAACATTTTAGCTACTATGAACGTGCCATCTGGAGCAGGAGGACAGCAAG TTGACCTGGCAACTGTTCTGACTCCCGAGATAATGGCTCCCATTCTGGCCAACGCTGAAGTTCAGGAGCGGTTGATGCCTTACCTTCCTTCAGGGGAGTCTCTGCCACAAACTGCAGAAGAGATTCAGAACACCCTGACGTCTCCTCAGTTCCAGCAG GCATTGAGCATGTTCAGTGCTGCCTTAGCTTCAGGACAGCTTGGCCCACTAATGAGTCAGTTTGGCTTACCTGCAGAGGCCATAGATGCAGCAAATAAAGGAG
- the ADRM1 gene encoding proteasomal ubiquitin receptor ADRM1 isoform X1: protein MSSGALFPSLVPGSRGSSSKYLVEFRAGKMSLKGSTVTPDKRKGLVYIQQTDDSLIHFCWKDRTSGNVEDDLIIFPDDCEFKRVPQCTTGRVYVLKFKAGSKRLFFWMQEPKTDKDEEHCRKVNEYLNNPPMPGALGGNASGGHELSALGGGLGALTGPGLASLLGSGGPPTSSSSSSSRSQSAAVTPSSTTSSTRVTPAPAVPAAASVTSPSPVPSSGNGTSSATSPTQPIQLSDLQNILATMNVPSGAGGQQVDLATVLTPEIMAPILANAEVQERLMPYLPSGESLPQTAEEIQNTLTSPQFQQALSMFSAALASGQLGPLMSQFGLPAEAIDAANKGDVEAFAKAMQNSVKSDQKEGDSKDKKDEEEDMSLD, encoded by the exons ATGTCTTCAGGTGCGCTCTTTCCGAGCCTGGTGCCAGGCTCCCGTGGCTCTTCGAGTAAATACCTGGTGGAATTCCGGGCAGGAAAGATGTCCCTGAAGGGCAGCACCGTGACCCCGGACAAGAGGAAAGGCCTTGTTTACATCCAGCAGACCGATGATTCCCTTATCCATTTCTGCTGGAAGGACAGGACCTCGGGCAACGTTGAAGAT gatttgattatttttcctgaTGACTGTGAATTCAAAAGGGTACCTCAGTGTACTACTGGCCGTGTGTATGTATTGAAGTTCAAGGCAGGATCAAAACGACTCTTCTTCTGGATGCAG GAGCCAAAGACAGACAAGGATGAAGAACATTGTCGTAAAGTGAATGAGTATCTCAACAACCCCCCAATGCCTGGTGCTTTGGGTGGAAATGCAAGCGGAGGCCACGAGCTCTCAGCGTTAGGAG GTGGGCTGGGTGCACTGACGGGTCCTGGCTTGGCCAGCCTACTTGGAAGCGGGGGACCCCCGACCAGCAGTTCATCATCCAG CTCTCGCAGCCAGTCAGCTGCTGTGACACCATCTTCCACGACCTCTTCTACACGTGTAACGCCTGCCCCAGCtgttcctgcagctgcatctgtgACCAGCCCGAGCCCTGTGCCGAGTTCGGGTAATGGAACCAGCTCAGCCACGAGCCCAACCCAGCCCATCCAACTGAGTGACCTCCAGAACATTTTAGCTACTATGAACGTGCCATCTGGAGCAGGAGGACAGCAAG TTGACCTGGCAACTGTTCTGACTCCCGAGATAATGGCTCCCATTCTGGCCAACGCTGAAGTTCAGGAGCGGTTGATGCCTTACCTTCCTTCAGGGGAGTCTCTGCCACAAACTGCAGAAGAGATTCAGAACACCCTGACGTCTCCTCAGTTCCAGCAG GCATTGAGCATGTTCAGTGCTGCCTTAGCTTCAGGACAGCTTGGCCCACTAATGAGTCAGTTTGGCTTACCTGCAGAGGCCATAGATGCAGCAAATAAAGGAG